One region of Oncorhynchus gorbuscha isolate QuinsamMale2020 ecotype Even-year unplaced genomic scaffold, OgorEven_v1.0 Un_scaffold_8452, whole genome shotgun sequence genomic DNA includes:
- the LOC124029967 gene encoding 2-hydroxyacylsphingosine 1-beta-galactosyltransferase-like: APSPHYTFQRYPGIFNSSTADSFLQSKVSNIFSGRLTALELFDILDHYAQNCDAVVGNKEVMTQLKDAKFDLLLVDPNEMCGFVIAHILGVPYAVFSTGLWYPAEVGAPAPLSYVPEFNSLLTDQMSLVQRITNTAVYLVSRFGVQYLVLPKYERIMRKHGVEPRVAMQDLVQGSRLWMLSTDLALEFPRPTLPHVVYVGGVLTKPASPLPQ, encoded by the coding sequence gtgCCCCCTCCCCCCACTACACCTTCCAGCGTTACCCAGGCATCTTCAACTCCTCCACAGCCGACAGTTTCCTCCAGTCAAAGGTCAGCAACATCTTCTCTGGTCGTCTCACGGCGTTGGAACTCTTCGACATCCTCGACCACTACGCCCAGAACTGCGACGCCGTTGTGGGAAACAAAGAGGTCATGACCCAACTCAAGGATGCCAAATTTGACCTTTTATTGGTCGACCCCAACGAGATGTGTGGGTTCGTGATCGCTCACATCCTCGGGGTTCCCTACGCTGTCTTCTCCACGGGCCTATGGTACCCAGCGGAGGTCGGGGCTCCTGCCCCTCTCTCGTACGTCCCAGAGTTCAACTCTCTCCTCACCGATCAGATGTCTCTAGTCCAGAGGATTACCAACACGGCGGTGTACCTGGTATCCCGTTTCGGTGTTCAGTACCTGGTGTTACCTAAGTACGAGCGCATCATGAGGAAGCACGGCGTGGAGCCGCGGGTGGCCATGCAGGATCTGGTTCAGGGGAGCAGGCTGTGGATGTTGTCTACTGATCTGGCCCTGGAGTTTCCGAGGCCCACTCTACcacatgttgtctatgtagggGGGGTACTGACCAAACCTGCCAGCCCGTTACCTCag